A window of Rhododendron vialii isolate Sample 1 chromosome 11a, ASM3025357v1 contains these coding sequences:
- the LOC131306668 gene encoding small ribosomal subunit protein uS11m-like yields the protein MYVGFSGLDGSKGSTYLHSNSEAVANLNVVPQLLVSLGKKVNASVYPPNAVSLRNSIHSSSQKEFETTERDTRSMNFVRGIMEGDRRNNMGGSQLSQYGIEHNADIVHIKLMRNNTFVTVTDSKGNKKFGASSGMLSEMKGGPKLSRYAAEATAEHVGRLARNMGLKTFVVKVNGFTYFKKKKQAIVSFREGYTHSRGDQNPIVYIEDTTRKAHNGCRLPKKRRV from the coding sequence ATGTATGTGGGTTTTTCAGGTCTGGATGGTTCAAAAGGCAGTACTTATCTTCATAGCAACAGTGAAGCGGTTGCCAACCTCAATGTCGTTCCTCAACTATTGGTCAGTTTGGGTAAGAAAGTGAATGCAAGTGTTTATCCACCCAATGCAGTCAGTTTAAGGAATTCCATACATTCTTCAAGTCAGAAGGAGTTTGAGACAACAGAAAGGGATACAAGATCCATGAATTTTGTTAGGGGAATAATGGAGGGGGATAGAAGGAACAATATGGGTGGTTCTCAACTTTCTCAATACGGCATTGAACACAATGCAGATATCGTCCATATAAAGCTGATGCGCAATAATACCTTTGTCACTGTGACAGATTCAAAGGGGAACAAAAAGTTTGGAGCTTCCTCAGGAATGTTGTCAGAAATGAAAGGAGGGCCTAAACTCTCGAGATATGCAGCTGAAGCAACTGCTGAACATGTTGGTCGATTAGCTAGAAACATGGGGCTGAAGACTTTTGTGGTGAAAGTCAACGGATTTACTtattttaagaagaaaaagcaagCGATTGTGAGCTTCAGGGAGGGGTATACCCATTCACGGGGTGATCAGAATCCCATAGTGTATATTGAGGACACAACTCGAAAGGCCCATAATGGATGCAGACTCCCAAAGAAGCGGCGTGTGTAG
- the LOC131306675 gene encoding uncharacterized protein LOC131306675, whose protein sequence is MAFDFSRSCSLLINKEMDEIQGLDCLGQDEISRRHIRQRQRYARFTPTQRAEYIQKTMQNRKRKCNAHYTSPNTNHGCELSDGQTQNPSPHFPLEDNLMHFETIGQRLREVHLSQPHYHFQMEHGGFSLATGNDASFRI, encoded by the exons ATGGCGTTTGATTTTTCCCGTTCTTGTTCTTTGTTAATTAATAAAGAAATGGACGAGATACAAGGTTTGGATTGCCTTGGCCAAGATGAAATCAGTCGGCGCCACATTCGTCAAAGGCAGAGATATGCCAGGTTTACACCAACACAAAGAGCAGAATATATTCAGAAGACAATGCAAAATAGAAAGAGGAAATGCAATGCACATTATACTTCTCCAAACACAAATCATGGTTGTGAACTCTCAGATGggcaaacacaaaatccatcaCCACATTTCCCTCTGGAGGACAACCTAATGCATTTCGAAACAATCG GACAACGACTGCGGGAAGTCCATCTTTCGCAACCACATTATCATTTCCAAATGGAGCATGGAGGCTTTTCCCTGGCAACTGGAAACGATGCATCTTTTCGTATCTAA